gaaggtGTCACTTATTCTCGATCCAGAAATGAGAAAGGAGCTAAAGTGGCTACCTTTATCGTTGTCGCTGTTCCTGTAAATGAAACTCATATAATGgtgactaaaaataaaaaccaaccaaaCGAACAACACATGTTGTTCAGTGAGGAACAgcttttaatgcaaataagtTCCAAGGATGGCTATACTAGACGGATGTCAAACGAATTACTGGATATCCTGGATCGGCAAATTAGTCCCGataaattcgaaaaaattatttttcagcaTTTGGGAGAACCATGCCTGTTTAAATGTGAGTGCTGTTATGACCAAGTGAAGCACATTTTTAAGATCGACTGTAATGGAAAAGATTTTTATTATGGTATTCCTTATCCAATATCCCCAAAGAATTATACTATATTACAGAATATTAAAACTCCATTAAGTCTACATATATCGCAAGGAAACTTGGGAAAATCTCCATAGGTGCACTTCCGAAATCATTGGTGGATCTCGACATTAGCATGAATAGGTTGGAGTCTCTGGACGACGATGTAGTTGATTTCCTCCTTCAAAATAAAGTATCTgttaatttaaagaaaaacccTTGGAAGTGCGATTGCAAGTCGAGAAAATTTCTCTCCTTCCTTAGAGATTACGACCCAGGGGAATATAATCTGGCTATGTATCGATGCAATATTCCTCTGGAAGATTGCCCATCATCCTGTTTCTGTTGTTTAAACACATCTGTCTGGACTTCCTTTATAGTCGATTGCAGAGATCAAGGATTGTTGAATATACCAGAAATTTCAGATAATGTTACGTACTTGGATCTACGAAATAATAGTATCACTGGAATGACCATCATGGATCGAGATATGTTGGACCGGAAAGGTCACGGCGCTGAATTGAAATTGTTCCTCTCTGGGAATCCATGGACATGCGAATGCATCGATTTggattttgtgttttttatgaagaatatttcaaaaactatTGAGGACTTCTCTGATGTCCAATGCCTTGGAATCGAGAAGGCTATGGTGTCAGTCGAGGAGTCAGACATATGTCCTTCGGCCTTGCCCTATTACTTAACCCTCGCCACATCGCT
The Drosophila bipectinata strain 14024-0381.07 chromosome 3R, DbipHiC1v2, whole genome shotgun sequence DNA segment above includes these coding regions:
- the LOC108129230 gene encoding LOW QUALITY PROTEIN: protein toll (The sequence of the model RefSeq protein was modified relative to this genomic sequence to represent the inferred CDS: inserted 1 base in 1 codon), coding for MSNELLDILDRQISPDKFEKIIFQHLGEPCLFKCECCYDQVKHIFKIDCNGKDFYYGIPYPISPKNYTILQNIKTPLSLHISQGNLXKISIGALPKSLVDLDISMNRLESLDDDVVDFLLQNKVSVNLKKNPWKCDCKSRKFLSFLRDYDPGEYNLAMYRCNIPLEDCPSSCFCCLNTSVWTSFIVDCRDQGLLNIPEISDNVTYLDLRNNSITGMTIMDRDMLDRKGHGAELKLFLSGNPWTCECIDLDFVFFMKNISKTIEDFSDVQCLGIEKAMVSVEESDICPSALPYYLTLATSLIIVIIFINFLVWLRHPILIWFYENDICQSIAGRQEIDLKKKFDAFLCFTHKDEDLVAEFVERLETSRPRFKLCFYLRDWLLGVSIPDCITNSVKDSRRIIILMTNNFLESTWGRLEFRLALHATSQDRCKRLIVVLYPEVKNFDDLDSELRTYMVFNTYLKRNDPNFWIKLIYSMPHSKLNQNSVRIEETTM